The Thiorhodovibrio frisius genome segment GAGACGACCCGATCATCAGTATCAGCGACGGATTCCGGTACCGTGTCTGAGGTAGGCATTAAAAGAGACGTCGCAGAGCGGGCAATGTCCACTCTATCTGCCGACTCGGTGATGATGGCGGACGCAGCACCCGCGGACGCCTCATTAATACCCCAGCAGACAACAAGTGCGTTTGCTCCCCCTCTGACCGCAGCCTCGAAAGAACACAGATACGGCGATGGGATGGCACGCATCGTCTCGATGGGCATCACAACTTCCGATGGCAGGCCGGTGGCCCGACTGATCAGCCTGATGGACTATCGTCTCGTCTGTCGGGTCAGGGCAATGCGCGATGTCCCGCAACTGGTGTTCGGCTGGTTGCTCCGAGACAAGCGCGGGTTAGACCTGTTCGGCTGGGATACTCAAACCGCTGGCCTCGCACCCGTCGATATGAAGTCGGGTGAAGAGCATGACTTCGTCGTGGGGTTTTCGGCGTGCTTGGGGCCAGGGCGCTTCTTTGTCACATCGGCCATTGCTCAAACGGACGGGCACAAACACGACGTTCGCCTAGACGCCTTGGAAATTGCGGTTGAAGGGGCCTTGGACCTTTACACCACGTCCCTCGTTAACCTCGCCCCACACATGGTGAGTTAGTGCGGCAGTTGCGTCTTATGATGTTTCGTGATCCTCTCCACCGTCTTAGCTGTTTTTGTCCCGCCTGTTGGCCTCTCGGAGCTATTGAAGCCGCATCTCGTTTCATTCGGTAGTCAATGCCGTGCGACCAGGAATAACTCGCCCGATCCGGGCGGGTTGTTTTTTTGGTTCAGGTCGCGAGTTGTGGCCGCCGCATCAAACCTACATGATGGATCCAAGGGTGATTGATAAATTTTCTCTTAAGGCTCAGTGGACAACTGATTCGGTCGAGGCCTTTTGGCGGGCATGCTACGATCTGGACTTGGAAGCAGCGCGATCCTCCCGCCACATGGCGCCGCTCATAGCTGATCTTTTAGCCCTTCGGTTTGCTCCGCCTCGACGCGTGTTTCTCATCGGTGATCGCGATCCGATAATGGCCGAGGCGCTTTTGGGAGCGGGATTTCAGGTGGCACGCGCCGATATTGGGCCCTGGCTGACGCCCCCGGCTCGTGAGCTTGAGGCGCAAGAGCATTGGCTCGGTGCGGTGGATACGATTCCCGCGGCGGGTGAATTCGAAATTGTGCTCTCAGCAGGCATGCTCGAGTCCTTGCTCGAAGACGAGCTGGATACGTTTCTCGCCGCGCTGAAGATTTCCGGTGGTGCGGTGGTGATCGCGATTCCTAACGGCGAGCGCCTAGAGGAAAACCTAGCCGTCTGCCCACAGACCGGCACCATGTTCCATACAGCCCAGAGATTGCGTGCCTTTGACCGGTACGGGCTCGCGGATTTTCTCGCCAGCTCGGGCCTCGAAACGGTGGCTGAGCTTGAAGCGGAGCTCAATGAAACCGTTCTGACTGAGGTGTTAGAAAAAGAGCCAGACTTGGTTGAGCGACCGCATGCGGTTATTGGGGCAGGGACAACACTGATCTCCATATCGCGGCCTCTTGCGCTCGCTGAAAATGAGCGGGCGAACATCGATTTCTACGGCCCGAATGGGTGGCTTGCCGCTCGGCGCAGGCGGGCTGATGCTTCCAGAAGCCCGGTGCCAAAGCGGTGGCAGTGGACGCGGTCCAACATCGACGACTTCTGGTCGCGTATCGTCGGCACGCCACTCGATGATTTGAGTTTCGGCAAAGTGTCAGGTTCAAAATTCCTCAGTGGCGTCGAGCCCTGGCTCGTGCCCTGCGGTCGGCACTTGGACGTCGGCGCCGGTGAAGGCCACATGGCCGAGTTGTTGGCCAAATGCGGCTATCCGGTTGCCGCCCTTGAGCCGGCGCAAAGTCGCGCGGAGGTCATCGAGAAGAATCTTGCCGGCCTTTCAGGCTTTCTTGGTCGCCTCAGCGGGCTAGATGACGCATCTAGGGGCACCTTTGATGTGGTGCTGGCATGCGAGGTGGTCGAGCACGTACTTGAAGAGGATCTCGAAGACTTTTTCGAGCTTCTCAAATCCGCATTAAAGCCCGGCGGAAGGATCGTTCTGTCGACCCCGAACGCTGAGGATCTTTCGCGTTCCCAAATCTACTCCCCCTTCGGCAATGTCTTGTTCCATCGATGGCAGCATGTTAGAAGCCTGTCTAGCGAGACACTTGGCCAACTCTTGCGAGATCACGGCTTCGTGCCCCAGGTCATCCACGAGGTGGATTTTGGTCTGGCCGCCCTTGAGGGTACCCAGGACCTTGCGAAAACCCTTGGCGCCAATCAGAACGGACGGCACGGCAGCGGCGCGGATCTCGTCGCCATCGCCGTGCGGTCGGGCGACAAGAAGTTGCCACCACGAAGTCTATCTGCCGCTGAGCGCAGAATAGCTGACCAAGACAGTGAACCGAAAGAATCTGGCCCTCTTTCGATGCGCCTCCACGAGCGCCTCGTAGCAGGCAGCGCGGCAGTGCAGGTCTGCAAGCTGTCGTCTGCCACGATGGTCGGCGAAGACGGTCTGCTGTGGAGTGTTGAGCTACCGCACACGTTCCCGTCGGGGGATCACAAGGGCCGCCCGAATCGCTCGACACTAGAGCTGTTCGAGGACGGTGTTCCTCTGGGGCCCGCTCACGCGCCGCACGAGGAGATCGCCCGCCTCGGCAAGGGGCGCTTTTCGCATTGGCGGCGACGTTTGCTTTTTTCCACCTCGGATGGCTTCGATCCGCGGCATAGCGGGCGGCATTACATGGCCATGATCCGGCTCCCTAACGCACCGGCTTTGACAATCCGTCGTATCGCGAGTCGCGTTGCTCGCATGGGCCTGAAGGTCGGGCTAAGAGTCGGCCGAGCCGTGTTGAGTCCCTCTATCAGGTCAAGATTGTCGAAAGTAGCAGGTCGCATCGAGGAATTCGTCGCTCGAGCAGAAGGCAATACGTTTGAAAAACGGCCGATCCCATTGGCGGATTTTCCGAAGGCATTGCCAGAATCGGCTTTCTCCGGCGGGCCGGTCGTGCTATGCAATAACGCACTGG includes the following:
- a CDS encoding glycosyltransferase; this translates as MIDKFSLKAQWTTDSVEAFWRACYDLDLEAARSSRHMAPLIADLLALRFAPPRRVFLIGDRDPIMAEALLGAGFQVARADIGPWLTPPARELEAQEHWLGAVDTIPAAGEFEIVLSAGMLESLLEDELDTFLAALKISGGAVVIAIPNGERLEENLAVCPQTGTMFHTAQRLRAFDRYGLADFLASSGLETVAELEAELNETVLTEVLEKEPDLVERPHAVIGAGTTLISISRPLALAENERANIDFYGPNGWLAARRRRADASRSPVPKRWQWTRSNIDDFWSRIVGTPLDDLSFGKVSGSKFLSGVEPWLVPCGRHLDVGAGEGHMAELLAKCGYPVAALEPAQSRAEVIEKNLAGLSGFLGRLSGLDDASRGTFDVVLACEVVEHVLEEDLEDFFELLKSALKPGGRIVLSTPNAEDLSRSQIYSPFGNVLFHRWQHVRSLSSETLGQLLRDHGFVPQVIHEVDFGLAALEGTQDLAKTLGANQNGRHGSGADLVAIAVRSGDKKLPPRSLSAAERRIADQDSEPKESGPLSMRLHERLVAGSAAVQVCKLSSATMVGEDGLLWSVELPHTFPSGDHKGRPNRSTLELFEDGVPLGPAHAPHEEIARLGKGRFSHWRRRLLFSTSDGFDPRHSGRHYMAMIRLPNAPALTIRRIASRVARMGLKVGLRVGRAVLSPSIRSRLSKVAGRIEEFVARAEGNTFEKRPIPLADFPKALPESAFSGGPVVLCNNALAWGGAERQIVNTLRALVARLPQPPHLLCRRLGDSADHDFYKGALADHPVEVRNIVDLATARKELALIDAGLERRVADATAWLPIDVQEEIIRFAGDFLALKPLVVHAWQDALSISAGYAARMVGVPRVIISSRNMAANRFAYHRHYMANAYREIASCIDIVMLNNSEAGARDYAKWLELPRERYRIVRNGINPDEIIAPNEAEIQGLRYSLGLAGDTPIVGSIFRFYAEKQPLLWVETAARIAAAHAKCHFIVFGTGPMKEEMITLAARHRFADRLHLPGTIDNAALGLSIMDVFLLTSELEGTPNVVLEASLLGLPVVATDAGGTAETIDENTTGLVAATPDPQLLADHVIMILGQEQWRNRVREAGPVFVRSRFGLERMLDETLNLYRL